One window of the Lactococcus lactis genome contains the following:
- a CDS encoding CHAP domain-containing protein, which produces MQGKKVFLLLGIITAVGAWNIANGTQVKASSKSPVYRLYNPNSGEHFYTTNFYEGNSLKNVGWRDEGIGWQAANSGEPVYRLYNPNVKGGDHYYTLSKYEAQTLVNLGWRWDNNANPVFYSAGTVNLYVSYNPNAQSGAHNYTTNVFEQNSLLSVGWKYGAIAWKTMPSDSLPGTPAGWTIDRPMNIDNYSTQTYAYKQCTWWVYNRAKEFGINYGQYMGNGKDWQNQAGYQVTSTPQLHSAVSFKAGQDGADATYGHVAFVEKIRSDGSILISQSGTGYSTLFSYQVLSKDQASRLRYVIGK; this is translated from the coding sequence ATGCAAGGAAAAAAAGTTTTTTTGCTGCTTGGTATTATAACAGCAGTGGGTGCTTGGAATATCGCTAATGGAACTCAGGTGAAAGCAAGTTCGAAAAGCCCAGTTTATCGACTTTATAACCCTAATAGTGGGGAACATTTTTACACCACAAATTTTTATGAAGGAAATTCTCTTAAAAATGTGGGTTGGCGTGACGAGGGTATTGGTTGGCAAGCAGCAAATTCTGGTGAACCAGTTTATCGGCTTTATAATCCCAATGTTAAAGGTGGGGATCATTATTATACCTTGAGTAAATATGAAGCGCAAACTTTGGTCAATCTAGGTTGGCGCTGGGACAATAATGCAAATCCTGTCTTTTATTCAGCTGGAACAGTCAATCTTTATGTTTCTTATAATCCTAATGCTCAGTCAGGTGCACATAATTATACAACGAATGTATTTGAGCAGAATAGTTTATTATCTGTAGGTTGGAAATATGGAGCTATTGCTTGGAAAACAATGCCTTCTGACAGTTTGCCTGGAACTCCAGCGGGTTGGACGATTGATAGACCGATGAATATTGATAATTATTCAACCCAAACTTATGCTTATAAACAATGTACTTGGTGGGTCTATAATCGAGCGAAAGAGTTTGGGATTAACTATGGCCAATATATGGGGAATGGTAAGGATTGGCAAAATCAAGCAGGTTATCAAGTTACATCAACTCCTCAACTTCATAGTGCCGTAAGTTTTAAGGCAGGGCAAGACGGAGCTGATGCCACTTACGGTCATGTTGCCTTTGTAGAAAAAATTCGTTCTGATGGTTCAATATTAATTTCGCAATCAGGAACAGGTTATAGTACTTTATTTTCTTATCAAGTTTTAAGCAAAGATCAAGCTAGTCGCTTACGTTATGTAATTGGAAAATAG
- a CDS encoding TIGR02328 family protein, whose translation MRLWHEALIKKLPRQQLLGQHRECCALRGKGWEKPHSTVNYVFNYSPYKLFQYHLQVMTEMRKRGYHPDEKWLNPLYRGQTSKVYLELEEVIQTFPIYPEHNNDYLEDCKENLREKGIII comes from the coding sequence ATGAGACTTTGGCATGAAGCTTTAATCAAAAAGCTTCCAAGACAGCAACTTTTGGGACAGCATCGTGAATGTTGTGCCCTTCGAGGAAAAGGCTGGGAGAAACCACATTCAACAGTAAATTATGTTTTTAATTATTCGCCCTATAAACTTTTTCAATATCATTTACAAGTCATGACTGAAATGAGAAAAAGAGGCTATCATCCGGATGAAAAATGGCTAAATCCTTTATATCGGGGACAAACTTCTAAAGTATATTTAGAACTAGAAGAAGTTATTCAAACCTTCCCGATCTATCCTGAACATAATAATGATTATCTTGAAGACTGTAAAGAAAATTTGAGAGAAAAGGGAATAATAATCTAG
- a CDS encoding type B 50S ribosomal protein L31 has product MKQNIHPNYQPVVFMDTTTGFKFLTGSTKGSKETVEWEDGNTYPLIRVEISSDSHPFYTGRQKFQAADGRIARFEKKYGKQ; this is encoded by the coding sequence ATGAAACAAAATATCCATCCAAATTACCAACCAGTAGTCTTCATGGACACTACAACTGGTTTCAAATTTTTGACTGGTTCAACTAAAGGTTCTAAAGAAACTGTTGAATGGGAAGACGGAAACACTTATCCATTGATCCGTGTTGAAATCTCTTCAGATTCACATCCATTCTATACAGGTCGTCAAAAATTCCAAGCAGCGGACGGACGTATCGCTCGTTTCGAAAAGAAATACGGCAAACAATAA
- a CDS encoding YceD family protein, protein MKWSLNELTKKKQISFNEELNLRDELLKRSQEILDCQPIEVKGEIAYDDDLFYLDYQIKTVLTLPSSRSLKPVEYPIDLFVNEIFATEESLRGNQELLDNDLIIVLDKDLISLDESITDNLLLEIPLQIFAEDEEAEELPAGKFWSVLSEEDYAKQQEEKLEEKKSPFDGLNGLFD, encoded by the coding sequence ATGAAATGGTCTTTAAATGAATTAACGAAAAAAAAGCAGATTAGTTTCAATGAAGAATTAAATCTACGTGATGAGTTGCTCAAACGTTCACAAGAAATTTTAGATTGTCAACCAATTGAGGTTAAAGGTGAAATTGCTTATGATGATGATTTATTCTATTTAGATTATCAAATTAAAACAGTATTGACATTACCTTCGTCAAGAAGTTTAAAACCAGTCGAGTATCCTATTGATCTTTTTGTCAATGAAATTTTTGCGACTGAAGAGAGTTTGAGAGGGAATCAAGAATTATTAGACAATGATTTGATTATTGTTTTGGATAAAGATTTAATCAGTTTAGATGAATCAATCACTGATAATCTTTTATTGGAAATTCCTTTGCAAATTTTTGCTGAAGATGAAGAGGCTGAAGAGTTGCCGGCTGGTAAATTCTGGTCTGTTTTGAGTGAAGAAGATTATGCCAAACAACAAGAAGAAAAATTGGAAGAAAAGAAATCTCCTTTTGATGGTTTAAATGGATTATTTGATTAG
- a CDS encoding response regulator transcription factor, with protein MTSKKILIIEDEKNLARFVSLELEHEGYATEIKDNGRSGLEEASSKDYDLILLDLMLPELDGFEVARRLRKEKDTPIIMMTARDSTMDRVAGLDIGADDYITKPFAIEELLARVRAFFRREEHGHAVERAENTSFRDLVIDKTNRTVHRGKKVIDLTRREYDLLLTLMQNVGDVVTREHLVSQVWGYEEGTETNVVDVYIRYLRNKIDVEGQDSYIQTVRGLGYVMRERK; from the coding sequence ATGACTTCAAAGAAAATTTTGATTATTGAGGATGAAAAGAATTTAGCGCGATTCGTCTCATTAGAATTAGAACATGAAGGCTATGCGACTGAGATTAAAGATAATGGTCGTTCTGGTCTTGAAGAAGCAAGTTCAAAAGATTATGATTTAATCTTGCTTGATTTGATGCTTCCTGAACTTGACGGTTTTGAGGTAGCTCGTCGTTTACGAAAAGAAAAAGATACACCAATCATTATGATGACGGCACGTGATTCAACGATGGACCGTGTTGCTGGTCTTGATATTGGGGCTGATGATTATATCACTAAACCTTTTGCGATTGAGGAACTTTTGGCGCGTGTTCGTGCTTTCTTCCGTCGTGAAGAGCATGGTCATGCCGTTGAACGTGCTGAAAATACTTCTTTCCGTGATCTTGTGATTGACAAAACGAATCGCACCGTTCATCGTGGTAAAAAAGTAATTGATTTAACACGTCGTGAGTATGACCTCCTTTTGACATTGATGCAAAATGTTGGCGATGTTGTGACTCGTGAACATTTAGTTTCACAAGTTTGGGGATATGAAGAAGGAACAGAAACAAATGTTGTGGATGTTTATATTCGTTATCTTAGAAATAAAATTGATGTTGAAGGTCAAGATAGCTATATTCAAACTGTTCGTGGCTTAGGTTATGTAATGCGTGAACGCAAATAA
- a CDS encoding HAMP domain-containing sensor histidine kinase: MKKLFTFNKKKETVEESSAKRSIMLRWAFANTVFCFITFTLFATLTYQLTISSFIKEEQQLLTRSMDSVEEVLEKADAPLNSSNLNTYIEATSKIQNGESEGMSLGSIIGTRKAFYIYDLNHKLLYSTNRHTFGFQNQANNEMKEIRGENPGYLVQRKIISKSTGQVVGYLQAFYDTTTYHRISNLLLIVLLILEIVALIVAQLIGYFMANYFMKPLEKLYQGMQEMANDPTNDFEPIEIQSGDEIEELAHVYNDMMLKMKAYLEQQNRFVSDVSHELRTPLAVLDGHINLLNRWGKNDPEVLDESLQASLDEVDRMKKMLEEMLALARLENVDLSSEELDCDVGKVCNRALKNFQLLHDDFEIVLDNRLIYPTHARISENHFEQGLRILLDNAAKYSPDDRKEIVITVSEDEQFVITSVSDKGIGISEEDINHLFERFFRADKARNREIGGTGLGLSILARLAENYQGEIEVNSELGLGSTFTLKFPKIK, translated from the coding sequence ATGAAAAAATTATTTACTTTCAATAAGAAAAAAGAGACGGTAGAGGAAAGTTCGGCTAAGCGGTCTATCATGCTTAGGTGGGCTTTTGCTAACACCGTTTTTTGTTTTATTACTTTTACTTTGTTTGCTACTTTGACTTATCAATTGACAATCAGTTCTTTTATTAAAGAAGAACAACAATTATTAACTCGCTCTATGGATAGTGTTGAGGAAGTCTTAGAAAAAGCAGATGCTCCTTTGAATTCATCGAATTTGAACACATATATTGAAGCGACATCAAAGATTCAAAATGGTGAGTCTGAAGGAATGAGTTTGGGTAGTATCATTGGGACACGGAAAGCATTTTATATTTATGACTTAAATCATAAATTATTGTATTCAACGAATCGACATACTTTTGGTTTTCAGAATCAGGCTAATAATGAAATGAAAGAGATTCGGGGAGAAAATCCAGGTTATTTAGTTCAGAGAAAAATTATTTCTAAGTCAACAGGACAAGTTGTGGGATACTTACAGGCTTTTTATGATACGACGACTTATCATCGAATTTCTAATCTTCTTTTGATTGTCTTGTTAATTTTAGAAATTGTTGCCTTGATTGTCGCTCAGTTGATTGGTTATTTCATGGCTAATTACTTTATGAAACCATTGGAAAAACTTTATCAGGGCATGCAAGAAATGGCAAATGATCCAACAAATGATTTTGAACCGATTGAAATTCAAAGTGGAGATGAAATCGAAGAGTTGGCTCATGTTTACAATGATATGATGTTGAAGATGAAGGCATATCTTGAACAGCAAAATCGCTTTGTTTCTGATGTTTCTCATGAATTAAGAACACCTTTAGCTGTCTTGGATGGACATATTAACTTGTTGAATCGATGGGGGAAAAATGATCCAGAAGTATTAGATGAATCTTTGCAGGCAAGTTTAGATGAAGTTGATCGAATGAAGAAAATGCTTGAGGAGATGTTGGCTCTTGCTCGTCTTGAAAATGTTGACTTATCAAGTGAAGAACTGGATTGTGATGTTGGAAAAGTTTGTAATCGGGCCCTTAAGAATTTTCAGCTTTTGCATGATGATTTTGAAATAGTGCTTGATAACCGGCTTATTTATCCCACTCATGCGCGAATTTCAGAAAATCATTTTGAACAAGGTTTACGAATTCTGTTAGATAATGCTGCTAAATACTCTCCTGATGATCGTAAAGAAATCGTGATTACTGTTTCTGAGGATGAACAGTTTGTGATTACGAGTGTATCTGACAAAGGAATTGGAATTTCAGAAGAAGATATTAATCATCTTTTTGAGCGTTTCTTTAGAGCGGACAAGGCTCGCAATCGAGAAATTGGTGGAACTGGTTTAGGTTTATCAATTTTAGCTCGATTGGCAGAAAATTATCAAGGGGAAATTGAGGTAAATTCAGAACTGGGTCTTGGTTCAACTTTTACACTAAAATTCCCGAAAATAAAATAA
- a CDS encoding ammonium transporter, translated as MDTGSIAFILICAALVFLMTPALAFFYGGLGRRKNVLNTMMMSLAPMTLASILWVIIGFSFSFSGSNSWLGDFNHLFMNGVDMAKNSLFPANHIPDGLFSGFQMMFSIITVALITGSVVGRMRFTPILIFMTAWLILVYYPLAHMVWGGGFLAQIHAIDFAGGDVVHISSGVTGLVLALVLGKRRDYERLDYRPHNIPFVVLGAGLLWFGWFGFNAGSALAANGVAINAFMTTNTAAAAAMFSWMIVEKILIGKPSIVGACSGAVVGLVAITPGAGFVSLWSSLIIGFLVSPLSYFMISVVKKKLGYDDALDAFGCHGIGGMFGGIMTGIFATPALAPEKGYAGLIYGSGKLLLANVSAVVFTVIFTALVSWIIIKVIALFMPIRVSDRAEAIGLDDSEHEETAYPTFLGLDS; from the coding sequence ATGGACACAGGCTCAATTGCATTTATTTTAATTTGTGCGGCATTGGTATTTTTGATGACGCCTGCATTAGCATTTTTTTATGGAGGACTTGGACGCCGAAAAAATGTGTTAAACACAATGATGATGTCTCTTGCACCAATGACTCTGGCTTCTATTTTATGGGTAATTATTGGCTTCTCATTTTCATTTTCAGGAAGCAATAGTTGGCTTGGTGATTTCAACCATTTGTTTATGAATGGTGTGGATATGGCTAAAAATTCACTTTTCCCTGCTAATCATATTCCAGATGGACTTTTTTCTGGTTTTCAAATGATGTTCTCGATTATCACAGTAGCTCTAATTACGGGATCTGTTGTTGGAAGAATGAGATTTACACCAATTTTGATTTTTATGACTGCTTGGTTAATTTTAGTTTATTATCCTTTGGCTCATATGGTTTGGGGCGGTGGATTTTTGGCTCAAATTCATGCGATTGACTTTGCGGGTGGAGATGTTGTTCATATTTCAAGTGGGGTGACAGGACTTGTACTTGCGTTAGTACTTGGAAAACGTCGAGATTACGAACGTTTAGATTATCGTCCACATAATATTCCTTTTGTTGTTTTGGGCGCTGGTCTCCTATGGTTTGGTTGGTTCGGCTTTAATGCGGGGTCAGCGCTTGCTGCCAATGGTGTGGCAATTAACGCCTTTATGACGACCAATACAGCAGCTGCAGCAGCAATGTTTTCATGGATGATTGTTGAAAAAATATTGATTGGTAAACCTTCAATTGTTGGTGCTTGTTCTGGTGCGGTAGTTGGCTTGGTGGCCATCACTCCAGGAGCTGGTTTTGTTTCTTTATGGTCGTCATTGATTATTGGTTTTTTGGTTAGTCCTTTATCATACTTTATGATTTCTGTAGTAAAAAAGAAATTGGGATATGATGATGCTTTAGATGCTTTTGGTTGTCACGGTATTGGCGGGATGTTTGGCGGAATTATGACAGGAATTTTTGCAACGCCGGCTTTGGCACCAGAAAAAGGCTACGCTGGTTTAATCTATGGCTCTGGGAAATTGCTTTTGGCTAATGTATCTGCGGTTGTCTTCACAGTTATTTTCACTGCTCTTGTGAGTTGGATCATTATTAAAGTAATTGCCTTGTTTATGCCAATTCGTGTATCTGACCGTGCTGAAGCTATTGGACTTGACGACAGTGAGCACGAAGAAACTGCTTATCCAACCTTCTTAGGTTTGGATTCTTAA
- a CDS encoding P-II family nitrogen regulator, which translates to MKKIEAIIRTDKLEDLKAALSDNGLVHGMTVSQVLGYGEQKGFTEYVRGQRIETTLLSKLKIEIVSIDEKVDDIVNVIIKAVQTGEVGDGKIFIQPVERVIRIRTSEEDAQAL; encoded by the coding sequence ATGAAAAAAATTGAAGCGATTATTCGGACAGATAAATTAGAAGATTTGAAAGCAGCCCTATCAGATAATGGCTTGGTGCATGGGATGACAGTTTCTCAAGTTTTGGGTTATGGTGAACAAAAAGGATTTACAGAATATGTTCGTGGTCAACGAATTGAAACTACTTTACTTTCAAAGTTAAAGATAGAAATTGTATCAATCGATGAAAAAGTTGATGATATTGTTAATGTGATTATTAAAGCAGTTCAAACGGGCGAAGTGGGAGATGGTAAAATCTTCATTCAACCTGTTGAGCGTGTAATTCGAATTAGAACCTCAGAAGAAGATGCTCAAGCGCTCTAA
- the murD gene encoding UDP-N-acetylmuramoyl-L-alanine--D-glutamate ligase: MKKITKFKDQKILVLGLARSGMAAALVLNELGAIVTVNDGKPFEENKEAQLLLEEGIKVITGSHPIDLLDEDFALMVKNPGIRYDNPMVERAEALNIPVITEVELAYLISEAPIIGITGTNGKTTTTTLIADILNADGQSAKLSGNIGFPASEVAEKASASDTLVMELSSFQLMGIDSFRPKIALITNLFSAHLDYHGSQKAYEAAKWRIQENTTSDDFLILNFNQEKCRNLADKTKATVLAFSTKEKVNGAYSKDGKIYFNDEYIMEVSELSLPGEHNLENALAAIVASKLQGTKNEAIVEVLTSFAGVKHRLQYLGEIDGRKVYNDSKATNILATQKALSGFDNSKLWLLAGGLDRGNGFEELEKDLQDLKGMVVFGQTANKLRLTAEKLNIPVFDSENVAKALEEILPQTQAGDTILLSPACASWDQYKTFEERGDLFIQAFENLKK; the protein is encoded by the coding sequence ATGAAAAAAATAACGAAATTTAAAGATCAAAAAATCTTAGTTCTTGGACTTGCCCGTTCTGGAATGGCTGCTGCCCTTGTGCTCAATGAGTTGGGTGCGATTGTTACGGTCAATGATGGCAAACCTTTTGAAGAAAATAAAGAAGCGCAATTACTTTTAGAAGAAGGAATTAAAGTCATCACAGGGAGTCATCCTATTGATTTATTGGATGAAGATTTTGCACTAATGGTTAAAAATCCAGGAATTCGTTATGATAACCCAATGGTTGAACGAGCTGAAGCATTGAATATTCCTGTAATTACTGAGGTTGAACTTGCTTATCTCATCAGTGAAGCTCCAATCATTGGAATTACCGGAACCAATGGGAAAACAACGACGACAACATTGATTGCTGATATTTTAAATGCCGATGGTCAGTCAGCAAAATTGTCAGGGAATATTGGTTTTCCAGCGTCAGAAGTAGCCGAAAAAGCGAGTGCTTCTGATACATTAGTGATGGAACTTTCAAGTTTTCAATTGATGGGCATTGATAGCTTCCGCCCTAAAATTGCCTTAATTACAAATTTATTTTCAGCTCATTTAGACTATCATGGTTCGCAAAAAGCCTATGAAGCTGCAAAATGGCGAATTCAAGAAAATACGACCTCAGATGATTTCTTGATTCTCAATTTTAATCAAGAAAAATGTCGTAATTTGGCTGACAAAACGAAAGCGACTGTTCTTGCTTTTTCAACAAAAGAAAAAGTTAATGGTGCTTATTCTAAAGATGGAAAAATTTATTTTAATGATGAATATATCATGGAAGTTTCTGAACTTTCACTTCCTGGTGAGCACAATCTAGAAAATGCTTTAGCAGCCATTGTAGCTTCAAAATTACAAGGGACAAAAAATGAAGCGATTGTAGAAGTACTGACAAGTTTTGCTGGCGTAAAACATCGTCTGCAATATCTTGGTGAAATTGATGGTCGTAAAGTCTATAACGACAGCAAGGCAACCAATATTTTGGCTACTCAAAAAGCACTTTCTGGTTTTGATAATAGTAAACTTTGGCTTTTAGCTGGCGGACTTGATCGTGGAAATGGTTTTGAAGAGTTAGAAAAAGACTTGCAAGATTTGAAAGGAATGGTTGTTTTTGGTCAAACAGCAAATAAATTACGTTTGACTGCAGAAAAATTGAATATTCCCGTTTTTGATAGCGAAAATGTTGCAAAAGCCCTCGAAGAAATTCTACCTCAAACGCAAGCAGGAGATACAATTTTACTTAGTCCAGCTTGTGCAAGTTGGGACCAATATAAAACTTTTGAAGAACGCGGTGATTTATTCATTCAAGCCTTTGAAAATTTGAAAAAATAA
- the murG gene encoding undecaprenyldiphospho-muramoylpentapeptide beta-N-acetylglucosaminyltransferase: MRIIITGGGTGGHIYPALAFLKYLEKVEPDTEVLYIGTKKGLEAKIVPQAGIKLKTVDIQGLRRSLSPQNLKTAYKFFKSVSDAKKIMKEFKPDVVLGTGGYVAGPVVYAAAQLKIPTIIHEGNSFPGITNRFLAKKVDRIAVGFHAAEQYFPASKTTFTGNPRAQEVADAAAQVEKFEEPTVVIFGGSRGALKLNNAFIEALPELAQRSFKTVYASGEIYYDDYKETFNQYKENSNLDIRPYINNMTELLAKSQLFLGRSGSTTIAEVTALGLPAVYVPSPNVTADQQTKNAQEYVDQGAAIIIKDEDLTGQTLVEAISNILENNEKYQEMQAASLKAGVPDASQRLYNLVKEISK; the protein is encoded by the coding sequence ATGCGAATTATCATTACAGGTGGCGGCACAGGCGGTCATATTTATCCAGCGCTAGCTTTCCTTAAGTATTTGGAAAAAGTAGAACCAGATACAGAAGTGCTTTATATTGGAACGAAAAAAGGCTTGGAGGCAAAAATTGTCCCTCAAGCAGGAATTAAATTAAAAACAGTTGATATTCAAGGATTACGTCGTTCACTTAGTCCGCAAAATTTAAAAACAGCTTATAAGTTTTTTAAATCTGTCTCAGATGCTAAAAAAATTATGAAAGAATTTAAACCGGATGTTGTTTTGGGAACTGGTGGATATGTGGCAGGGCCAGTTGTTTATGCTGCTGCGCAATTAAAAATTCCAACAATTATACATGAAGGAAATTCTTTCCCAGGAATAACTAATCGTTTTCTTGCTAAAAAAGTTGACCGAATTGCAGTAGGTTTTCACGCAGCAGAACAATATTTTCCAGCGAGCAAAACAACTTTTACTGGAAATCCAAGGGCACAAGAAGTTGCAGATGCAGCGGCTCAAGTAGAAAAATTTGAAGAGCCAACGGTTGTTATTTTCGGTGGCTCACGTGGCGCTTTAAAACTTAACAATGCTTTTATTGAAGCCCTTCCTGAATTAGCACAACGTTCATTTAAAACCGTTTATGCTTCAGGAGAGATTTATTATGATGATTACAAGGAAACTTTTAATCAATATAAAGAAAATTCTAATTTAGATATTCGTCCTTATATTAATAATATGACAGAACTTTTAGCAAAAAGTCAGCTCTTTTTAGGACGCTCTGGTTCAACAACTATTGCTGAAGTTACCGCTTTAGGCTTACCAGCCGTTTATGTCCCAAGTCCAAATGTGACAGCTGACCAACAGACTAAAAATGCTCAAGAATACGTTGACCAAGGTGCAGCTATTATCATCAAAGACGAAGACCTAACGGGTCAAACTTTGGTTGAAGCTATTTCAAATATACTCGAAAATAATGAGAAGTATCAAGAAATGCAAGCAGCTAGTCTAAAAGCGGGCGTTCCAGATGCTAGCCAACGCCTTTACAATCTAGTGAAAGAAATTAGTAAATAA
- a CDS encoding cell division protein FtsQ/DivIB, producing MSEKDNNLTPWQQKHLEYQKRKAEEAKKEKKANQPKKVHFSSPFLKSLPKTEKNFDDTRDEAESAELLEEGFETNNEETQSSEAPIENEKIIAQLEQLSQENEYEYEEDQIKRPSRFSSLFKGSAPLLKKMWPALAIVVLVFVGSLYLISPLSKISTFSVSGNANESSEQVALASGIQTSDSIFNILNNKEKIEATIEQKFPRISAVTINYHFPNRFEAIVKEHTNSVYVKRNNQTYLVLNNGYVITTPVDATKLEKLPVLQNFNDEEVKTFVNAYETLKPAIKSLMTNVTKTPTDATKDFIAIDMSDGNQVRVSLSQLADRLPYYPSVAKQVQAPQVVDMEAGIYTKPKAAYDAYLSQLSTSKSASISAQNAKKTDASSENTAQSTTTSSN from the coding sequence ATGAGTGAAAAAGATAATAACTTAACCCCTTGGCAGCAAAAACATCTTGAATATCAGAAAAGAAAAGCAGAAGAAGCCAAAAAAGAAAAGAAAGCAAATCAACCTAAAAAGGTTCATTTTTCTTCACCTTTTCTTAAAAGTCTCCCAAAAACTGAAAAAAACTTTGATGACACTAGAGACGAAGCTGAGTCAGCTGAGTTGTTAGAAGAAGGCTTTGAGACTAATAACGAAGAAACTCAATCAAGCGAAGCTCCGATTGAAAATGAAAAAATTATTGCTCAGTTAGAACAACTTTCTCAAGAGAATGAATATGAGTATGAAGAAGATCAAATCAAAAGACCTTCGAGATTTTCTTCTTTATTTAAAGGTTCAGCTCCACTTTTAAAGAAAATGTGGCCAGCCTTAGCAATTGTTGTTCTGGTATTCGTCGGCTCTCTTTATTTGATTTCACCTCTCAGCAAAATATCAACTTTTAGTGTTTCTGGAAATGCGAATGAAAGTAGCGAACAAGTTGCATTAGCTTCAGGAATTCAAACAAGCGATAGTATTTTTAATATCCTAAATAATAAGGAAAAAATTGAAGCGACAATCGAACAAAAATTCCCTAGAATTTCTGCCGTTACAATCAATTACCATTTTCCTAATCGCTTTGAGGCCATTGTAAAAGAACATACAAACAGTGTCTATGTCAAACGTAATAATCAAACTTACCTTGTCTTAAATAACGGTTACGTGATTACAACACCAGTTGATGCAACTAAGCTTGAGAAATTGCCAGTTTTACAAAATTTTAATGACGAAGAAGTTAAAACTTTTGTAAATGCTTATGAAACGCTTAAACCAGCAATAAAATCACTGATGACTAATGTTACTAAAACTCCTACAGATGCGACGAAAGATTTCATTGCCATTGATATGAGTGACGGAAATCAGGTTCGAGTTTCATTGAGTCAATTAGCTGACCGCCTGCCATATTATCCAAGTGTTGCTAAACAAGTTCAAGCACCACAAGTTGTAGATATGGAAGCTGGTATTTATACGAAGCCAAAAGCTGCTTATGATGCTTATCTTTCACAATTATCTACCTCAAAATCAGCATCTATTTCTGCTCAAAATGCGAAAAAGACTGATGCAAGTAGTGAAAATACTGCTCAAAGCACAACAACAAGTTCAAATTAA